The stretch of DNA TTTTGGACGCGAGATTATGATCGATTTGAAATCACGTTCTTCGTGAGAGGAGaattgtgattttgtatgtttgatGTACTACAGGGAGGAACGGTTTCTATATTTTTGGcagtaattaaaatttttaatgttgATGATAGAGTTTATGCCAAGTGGTTGAGATGGTTGACCATTTgagattttttattaaaatactaaGTGGCAACTGTGAGAATGAAAATTCtgattttttgtaattttatggAGATCCTATGGCGTCTAGTAGGTAATTTTTAAAGAGGAAAATTGTTCAGTTATCTGATACCATGATATATTAGGTATCTTAATCTATATGTGATATTCTATAGACTAATATATATGATGATACTctcttttgtaaaaatattacaaatcaaTTTTATTAGACGTATCTTTTCTTTAAAGAAAAGCTGCAAATTACAAGCTATACTGTCTTTTTACAACAGGTTTTTACAACAAGCTACAACCGTCATATATATAaagcaaataatattttttgaaaCGACAGTTTATCTTAagatgttatttttataaaaatgctGAATTCCATTGTCAATagcaatatatgtacatatgcataACTGTAATAAGTAGTCGCATTTGCCATTTCTACTGATTACTAAGATCTGAAGATAGATAAAtcatttttgtatatttgtatatatttagattACTATCTTTAAAAACAAAATCGTAActattgtaaattttataatgtCTGAAATATAACAGTAACCTATCCTACATAAGCtccaatttttttatatttttgtattattgaataggaaataaaaaattattcatagCACCAGACATTAAATGAGGTAGCAAAATTAAAATTGTTTGTGACTTGACgcattaaacaatttttatactTACGTTTGacattttatcttatttttaatattttacatttgtaataaaaaaattttaatcgttTTCTACATAGTATCGTTGGAAGAGAAAGATCTGTTAAATTTGTCAAGATCAAGTTATATTGTCgtacttataaaattatattaaactaatatatatatatagaaaacaaCTGTTGCATATTTCCTAAAAATACCCCAATTTTATAATACAATTGTaccatatgtatgtatgttgtACATGATTATTGTTATCTCGTTCTTCCGTTATTTTCTAccgattattatattaaaataacttAATACTCTTTCTTCTACAGAATAACTATACGTAAGTTGCGTAAAACACACAGTGACTATAATCGAAACACATACCAAAAAATCTTATACGCATTCGAGGCTTCTAGAGGAAGAGCATAACAAATTTTACTGAAATCACTGAAGTGACAAGTTTCTTAAAATGGCTACTGATCTTATATACATACCAGGTGCATGCTCTCGTGCGCGGTTTAGCAAAACTGAAAGATACAgaacaaaacaaaaaattataCGATCCTCTCACTCATCCAATCACAAGAGTGACTATCTTTATCGCAATCGACTGACTAGCTTTATGGTTTTTTAGGTACAATGCGCTAGATCCACTCGCCCCAACTTTTCTGATAGTAAAACTAGAAGATAATTACTTTCGGATACCGACGTCGCTGAGTGTGTTCATGATGAAGGAACCGCCACCGGGTTCCACCGAAGAAAAGAAGGCTCAACCAGCAAAAGAAGATGGCATTCATTCAACAAAGACAAATcagacagaagaaaaaataaaggaCGATTCAAGTAGCAACGATTCCTTCGAAGATCTCGACGACGCCCCCTTGGACTTCCGAAAGAGAGAACAGGAGCAAGAACAGGAGAAAAATAAATCTGTGAAACCAATACTCCCTAAGAAGAAAGTACACACGTGCGAGATCTGTTACGCGACTTTCGATCGTAAAAGTAAACATACACGGCACATGTTCAAGCACAGTAACTCGAGACCTCATAAGTGTCCTATTTGCGCGAAAGGATTCAAAACCACAGCTCATCTAAGCAGGCACATGGAGGTTCACGATGAACCGGTAAACCTACATGCATGTAGTCTGTGTGACTTCAAAGCACGCACCAAGCCTTATctgaaaattcattatattagaAAGCACACAGAAGACTACAACTATAAATGTGAACAATGTGGAAAGATGTTTAAAGTACAATCAGATTATACTACACATGTGAAAGATCATGATACAGAGTCTTGCGTATGTGATATCTGTGGCTCGTCTTATCCCAGCAAAAGCTCGCTGTACTTCCATAAACATTACAAACACAAGACGAAGGTGAAGAAGTTCCCCTGTCAGACATGTAAGAAGAAGTTCAAGACGCAGAAAAATTTAGATAACCATATGGAGCTGCACAAGATTAAATACGTTTGTGAACAATGCGGGATGGAATTTAAGACAAAATATGGCCTCACCAAGCATCTGAGGACTCATTCCGGGGAGAAGTCTTATTTGTGCGCGATTTGTGGGAAAACTTTTGGATGTCTTAGCTCACAGAAGATTCATCTGTTGACGCACGTTGGCGAAAGGCCTTACGTATGCGACATTTGCGGTCAGAGTTTCACCCAGAGGTCACCCATGATGTTGCATCGCAGAAAGCACCCTGGGGTCCACCCACCACCTCCTCCAATTAAAATAACAAACCTGCTACATGGTGTACAAGACAAAATAATCGTGAACAAGAGTAGCAAGTAATTGCAAGACGAACGGACAACGTGTGACGAGACACTTTTGTATATTTCCATTTTACATGTAACGTCAGTACGTGAAAAGCATGTGATCGAGGGCATCGATTTCTCGAATATTTATTGATTAATTGATTTGGAGACTGTTACGGTGAAGCTTCCTTTGACCCATTCTGTGAAGTAATTAAGTGTTCCATTGAGTCACTGAATTTCTGTGAGATTCGAATTAGAAGTACGCGACCGATGTGGCTGCATTATACTCACCAGGCTACGTAATACGTAAGTCTTTTACTTGTTTTGAAAAAATGAGTTTTGGTTGAATGTGATAGATACTTGCAGTTATTACATGAGGTAGTTAAGTttaaattattcttttaatactaatgttttatttaaaataccATTTCTGTGTCCTATAGTCAGTTTCTTCCCTgttctttttttaatctttcGTAATACGACCATTGTATTAccgtaatttgtaatactaataTTAAATTGTTCCTATCGATACATTTTCATTGAATAATAAAAAACTGCAGGCgaattgttaattattaattttaaagatCTTGAATGTTAATTCAAGCGAAGTGAAACTTTATGaaatcttttatatttataaaagtttGTTTAGTTGAAAAGATATTCATTTCGCTTGGAAGATACGTATTATATATTTGTGGAAATACACATTTGTGTTGATTAGTTAAAGAAGTtggttttcataaaaatttcgaTCGCGATGTTTAATGCTGGTTGTCTTCGATTCGTTCAACAGGCTAATGTAAGTACTCTGTACAGCGTAGATGTACatttaatgtaatataagaaATGAAAATCATTCTCTGGCATAAAACCCTTTCTAGTTGGATATCGTATTAAGATTTAACAGAAATTCAGACTTTGtaaatcaacaaaatattacacgAAAatgtcttttatatatataaatgaataTGATAGTAATACAAGGAATGTAATATAGATACAGATATTCTTACGAGAGAAATTTATATCTCatgtaaatttgaaaaaaaagaggcgaaaatatataagtatataagaTCATGTAAAATACCTTAGTTCTCATGGACTGTATTACTGATATACTGTACAGAAGAATAATTTTTTCAATCAAAAATAATCCTTTTTGTTAGTGTTTAACATACTACTAATCTAGTGTACTTTTTTTAGCGGAGAAGAGACACCATATTCGTATACAACAATATGCGGTCTTCTTCATTCTTTTTTCCACATTTATAGATGATTATTTTTGATATTCAATACTcatgtataaaatattgaatttaataTTATCGTATATGTGAAATAAAACTGAACCAACGTAATTAATTATAAGAAGAATCTTTTCATGTGTAAGGGGCTtggtttaattttttatttagtttCCTTTCAGTATCATACACGAATATAATGTACATACTTGAAACACTTTTCAGCAACTACATAAGGCGTCCCTCGGAAGAAGGAAACACGTGTTTATTTCTATCCTAACGAAT from Bombus affinis isolate iyBomAffi1 chromosome 3, iyBomAffi1.2, whole genome shotgun sequence encodes:
- the LOC126914702 gene encoding zinc finger protein OZF-like isoform X1, with protein sequence MCKKRTLQRYRSKTNVKNGIHRNCSWKSTRYNALDPLAPTFLIVKLEDNYFRIPTSLSVFMMKEPPPGSTEEKKAQPAKEDGIHSTKTNQTEEKIKDDSSSNDSFEDLDDAPLDFRKREQEQEQEKNKSVKPILPKKKVHTCEICYATFDRKSKHTRHMFKHSNSRPHKCPICAKGFKTTAHLSRHMEVHDEPVNLHACSLCDFKARTKPYLKIHYIRKHTEDYNYKCEQCGKMFKVQSDYTTHVKDHDTESCVCDICGSSYPSKSSLYFHKHYKHKTKVKKFPCQTCKKKFKTQKNLDNHMELHKIKYVCEQCGMEFKTKYGLTKHLRTHSGEKSYLCAICGKTFGCLSSQKIHLLTHVGERPYVCDICGQSFTQRSPMMLHRRKHPGVHPPPPPIKITNLLHGVQDKIIVNKSSK
- the LOC126914702 gene encoding zinc finger protein 557-like isoform X2 yields the protein MMKEPPPGSTEEKKAQPAKEDGIHSTKTNQTEEKIKDDSSSNDSFEDLDDAPLDFRKREQEQEQEKNKSVKPILPKKKVHTCEICYATFDRKSKHTRHMFKHSNSRPHKCPICAKGFKTTAHLSRHMEVHDEPVNLHACSLCDFKARTKPYLKIHYIRKHTEDYNYKCEQCGKMFKVQSDYTTHVKDHDTESCVCDICGSSYPSKSSLYFHKHYKHKTKVKKFPCQTCKKKFKTQKNLDNHMELHKIKYVCEQCGMEFKTKYGLTKHLRTHSGEKSYLCAICGKTFGCLSSQKIHLLTHVGERPYVCDICGQSFTQRSPMMLHRRKHPGVHPPPPPIKITNLLHGVQDKIIVNKSSK